The proteins below come from a single Methanobrevibacter millerae genomic window:
- a CDS encoding CDP-glycerol:glycerophosphate glycerophosphotransferase has product MGSKDFNSIYFSIVMACYNVEDYVWEAIDSVINQKFDFKNHVEIILVDDGSFDKTSDICKEYVEKYPDNIKYFYKENGGQASARNFGIKHVAGKYVNFLDADDKLMEDTLANVFDFFEENYSEIDVVSVPMYFFERQTGDHPLNYKFEETKVVDLNVQWNYPQLATNSAFIKKEVLNDFQFDTNLISSEDAIMVNKLLLEKKAYGVVENGGLCYRKRFDETSTIDTSKLDKRFYLGRLNGFFKELVDYSLNKVGYVPNFIQYVIVYDIKWMLMSEERFDVLNDEELIEFNNGVNYVFKYINDEVIDCHLKKDPWKIRKCIYELKYGESEILQKDDDIVLCTNNVILDELSIHRFYLDIIEIKNNYLFISGFLKSYFKSSDVDIILVSKSSNGEEIFSSKTFNYFNRKESKISESYINFDFKVPLSINEEYEFNIQVKSKEFGDSFELPISFLNYARLSEVSNYAVWDNYMIHFKNNTIFIMQYSYSKMFKWEIRILLVILRHIPYNWFSTLFIRFIYLILFPFFKDKKIWMFMDRRESADDNAEHLYRYCSNIDDGINKYFTLFKDSKDFKRLSSSLKNIISFYSIKQRILYLFSDMIISSHPDEFVLNPFWGKNSKLYSGLINSKKIFLQHGITKDNVSLWLRKYDKNLDMLVTVSEMEAQSFLEYEYNYDKDVIKVLGFPRFDDLTDASDKKQILIMPTWRRSIDHLKNEQIIKSLYFQKMNSLFNNERFIKLAQDNDYDIIIKPHPKIIDIINLFDTNDYVYIDKTSGYQDLFNNSSLLITDYSSVAFDFAYIKKPVIYYQYADDYHFEETFFDYETMGFGEVISDEDELINLVDKYIINDCEMKEEYKNRVDNFYKFKDKNNCKRVYEEIKKL; this is encoded by the coding sequence ATGGGATCTAAAGATTTTAATTCAATATATTTTTCTATTGTAATGGCATGTTATAATGTAGAAGATTATGTTTGGGAAGCTATAGATTCTGTAATTAATCAAAAATTTGATTTTAAGAATCATGTTGAAATAATATTAGTGGATGATGGTAGTTTTGATAAAACTTCAGATATTTGTAAAGAATATGTTGAAAAATATCCGGATAATATTAAATATTTTTATAAAGAAAATGGTGGTCAGGCTTCTGCAAGAAATTTTGGAATCAAACATGTGGCAGGTAAATATGTTAACTTTTTAGATGCTGATGATAAATTAATGGAAGATACATTAGCTAATGTTTTTGATTTTTTTGAAGAAAATTACTCTGAAATTGATGTGGTTTCTGTTCCAATGTATTTTTTTGAAAGACAAACCGGTGACCATCCGCTTAATTATAAATTTGAGGAAACTAAAGTAGTTGATTTAAATGTACAATGGAATTATCCTCAATTAGCAACTAATTCTGCTTTTATTAAAAAAGAAGTTTTAAATGATTTTCAATTTGATACTAATTTAATCAGCTCTGAAGATGCAATAATGGTTAATAAATTATTATTGGAGAAAAAAGCTTATGGTGTAGTTGAAAATGGGGGTTTATGCTATAGAAAACGTTTTGATGAAACTTCTACCATTGATACATCAAAATTGGATAAGCGCTTTTATCTTGGCCGTTTGAATGGTTTTTTTAAGGAATTGGTTGATTATTCACTTAATAAAGTTGGATATGTGCCTAATTTCATTCAATATGTTATTGTTTATGATATCAAATGGATGTTGATGTCTGAAGAGAGATTTGATGTATTAAATGATGAAGAGTTAATTGAATTTAATAATGGTGTTAATTATGTATTTAAATACATCAATGATGAAGTTATTGATTGTCATTTAAAAAAAGACCCTTGGAAAATAAGAAAATGTATTTATGAATTAAAGTATGGTGAAAGTGAAATTCTTCAAAAGGATGATGATATTGTATTGTGTACTAATAATGTTATTTTAGACGAATTATCGATTCATAGATTTTATTTGGACATAATAGAAATTAAAAATAATTATTTGTTTATTTCTGGTTTTTTAAAATCCTATTTTAAAAGTTCTGATGTTGATATCATACTAGTTAGTAAAAGTTCTAATGGTGAGGAAATATTTTCATCAAAAACTTTTAACTATTTTAATAGAAAAGAAAGTAAAATATCTGAATCATATATTAATTTTGATTTTAAAGTCCCTTTATCAATTAATGAGGAATATGAGTTTAATATTCAAGTTAAATCTAAAGAATTTGGTGATTCATTTGAGCTTCCGATTAGTTTTTTAAATTATGCTCGATTGTCTGAAGTGAGTAATTATGCAGTTTGGGATAACTATATGATTCATTTTAAAAATAACACTATTTTTATCATGCAGTACTCTTATTCTAAAATGTTTAAATGGGAAATTAGAATTTTATTGGTGATTTTAAGACATATTCCATATAATTGGTTTTCCACATTGTTTATCAGATTTATTTATTTGATTCTATTCCCTTTTTTTAAGGATAAAAAGATTTGGATGTTCATGGATCGTCGTGAAAGTGCTGATGATAATGCAGAACATCTTTATAGATATTGTAGCAACATTGATGATGGCATTAATAAATATTTCACTTTATTTAAAGATTCAAAAGATTTCAAGAGATTATCTTCATCACTAAAAAATATAATTTCTTTTTATTCAATAAAACAAAGGATTTTATATTTGTTTTCTGATATGATTATTTCATCACATCCTGACGAGTTTGTTTTAAATCCATTTTGGGGGAAAAATTCAAAATTATATTCTGGTCTCATTAATTCTAAAAAAATATTCCTGCAGCATGGAATTACAAAAGATAATGTGTCATTATGGCTTAGAAAATATGATAAGAATTTAGACATGTTAGTCACGGTTTCTGAAATGGAAGCACAATCCTTTTTAGAATATGAATATAATTATGATAAAGACGTAATAAAAGTATTGGGATTTCCAAGATTTGATGATTTGACTGATGCTTCTGATAAAAAGCAGATTTTGATAATGCCTACTTGGAGGAGAAGTATTGACCATCTCAAGAATGAACAAATTATCAAATCACTTTATTTCCAAAAAATGAATTCATTATTTAACAATGAACGATTCATTAAATTGGCACAAGACAATGATTATGATATTATAATCAAACCTCATCCTAAAATTATTGATATCATCAACTTATTTGATACAAATGATTATGTATATATAGATAAGACGAGCGGTTATCAAGATTTATTCAATAATTCTTCTTTATTAATCACAGATTATTCAAGTGTTGCATTTGATTTTGCATACATCAAAAAGCCAGTAATTTATTATCAATACGCAGATGACTATCATTTTGAGGAAACCTTCTTTGATTATGAAACAATGGGTTTTGGAGAAGTAATTTCAGATGAAGATGAATTAATCAACCTTGTTGATAAATATATAATAAATGATTGTGAAATGAAAGAAGAATATAAAAATCGTGTCGATAACTTTTATAAATTTAAAGATAAAAATAATTGTAAACGTGTTTATGAAGAAATTAAAAAATTATAA
- a CDS encoding glycosyltransferase family 2 protein — MVLPKVSIIIPIYNPGEYFVKCLDSAINQTLTDIEIICIDDGSTDDSINLLEKYSKNDERFKIFHQENLGAGAARNKGIENANGEYIVFLDSDDWIEKDMCEKLYNHAKHLDVDLVLFDVIWYHKDNKKELFKYFSEDEFNQDYNSFVFDRKFIHEKVVDPSLGVIWSKFYKTSFLKDNNIKFSTYKIYNDVVFHFKTILSANKIAYYPHVFYHYIKVGQPSLQTSYRWGKYESTWFNVMMEVREFLLKNNLMDEFKMTFINYSFVSFERKLRGTDEKYKEEFFEKIKYFYESFDLSIDEFKSLIFLYQTYYVHVLCSDDYGEFNKMNIVFDGKNISI; from the coding sequence ATGGTTTTACCGAAAGTTTCGATTATTATTCCGATTTATAATCCTGGAGAATATTTCGTCAAATGTTTAGATTCGGCTATTAATCAAACATTAACTGATATTGAGATTATTTGTATCGATGATGGATCTACAGATGATTCAATTAACCTTTTAGAAAAATATTCAAAAAATGATGAAAGATTTAAGATATTTCATCAGGAAAATCTTGGTGCTGGTGCTGCAAGAAATAAAGGCATTGAAAATGCTAATGGCGAATATATTGTTTTCTTAGATTCTGATGATTGGATTGAAAAGGACATGTGTGAAAAATTGTATAATCATGCAAAACACTTGGATGTGGATTTGGTTCTATTTGATGTAATTTGGTATCATAAAGACAATAAAAAAGAGTTATTTAAGTATTTCTCTGAGGATGAGTTTAATCAGGATTATAATTCTTTTGTGTTTGATAGAAAATTTATTCATGAAAAAGTTGTGGATCCAAGTTTGGGCGTAATTTGGTCTAAATTTTACAAAACTTCCTTTTTAAAGGATAATAATATAAAGTTTTCCACATATAAAATTTATAATGACGTTGTTTTTCATTTTAAAACAATATTGTCTGCCAATAAAATTGCATACTATCCTCATGTTTTCTATCATTATATTAAAGTAGGCCAGCCGTCATTACAAACATCTTATCGCTGGGGTAAATATGAATCAACATGGTTTAATGTAATGATGGAAGTTCGTGAATTTTTGTTGAAAAATAATTTGATGGATGAATTTAAAATGACATTTATCAATTATTCATTTGTTAGTTTTGAAAGAAAACTTAGGGGCACAGATGAAAAATATAAAGAAGAGTTTTTTGAAAAAATAAAATATTTTTATGAGTCTTTTGATTTATCTATTGATGAATTTAAATCTTTGATTTTTCTATATCAAACATATTATGTGCATGTTTTATGTTCTGATGATTATGGAGAATTTAATAAAATGAATATTGTTTTTGATGGAAAAAATATTTCTATCTAA